In Flavobacterium cerinum, one genomic interval encodes:
- a CDS encoding class I lanthipeptide has translation MKTHNKINKLVFAKNDIAELNHLEMLEINGGSTIMGGETCTGCVCLSAIRTIMQIEAL, from the coding sequence ATGAAAACACACAACAAAATCAACAAATTGGTATTTGCGAAAAATGATATCGCAGAACTAAATCATCTCGAAATGCTGGAAATAAATGGCGGATCCACTATTATGGGTGGTGAAACCTGTACCGGATGTGTCTGTTTATCAGCTATCCGTACCATAATGCAGATTGAGGCATTGTAA
- a CDS encoding class I lanthipeptide, producing MKTAKNNKLSFERNVIAELDLNAMKSIMGGADTNDGPTTFICGDCVVVTRQLGHLNHL from the coding sequence ATGAAAACAGCAAAAAACAACAAACTTTCATTTGAAAGAAACGTTATAGCAGAATTGGATTTAAATGCCATGAAATCGATCATGGGCGGTGCTGATACAAACGACGGACCCACAACTTTTATCTGTGGTGATTGTGTAGTCGTAACACGTCAGCTAGGACATCTGAATCATTTGTAA
- a CDS encoding lantibiotic dehydratase, which yields MKNYSFANKAIVRTPLEPKKMNITWEMIQDIFKNPKNREALFIGSPSIYKAFELWEKGEAFQEESDLRNLKGSLYKYTSRMSNRCTPFGMFAHVSAIDMGSETKINFEKAAISRYTKYDMYFLGSFMPIITKDNAIRSVLQYFPNTSVYTVFDKYRYVEYYFKKNARLHKISEVLATEYLDIILKNAANGTTISELTQYLISDEITEKDALAFINTIIDSQFLVSELEFTLTGEDYFEKLIAKFSEDRFNFHEAQVIRELIVSLKDKIRSLDENVYNDPEKYQEIYSLLNQELDEVDESKLFQVDGYRTLPDASLSNRILKKLRNGVTALNKLQPLHEKSNLKEFKRKFSERYEEYEQPLIKVLDPDVGIGYGKQSGAKTPLVDELNIIPNFSNYKQVNISPERAFLFRKLVQSTQTGATAIALTDDEINQFEEKERLYTDSFSVFFNMFHENNEEKIALTSVAGPSANGLIGRFGHLNENIMALCDEISEREKALHPDKIIAEIIHLPQARTGNILYRGFQREYEIPYLGSSSLDLEHQISVDDLYVSVKNNRIVLRSKRLNKEIIPRLGNAHNYSANALPIYHFLCDLQNQDSSGIGFSWGELQNDFDFLPRLSYNDILLSRATWNLSEKDIKFLTSLKEEAIIDTVRAFQSERKIPDIVAFVQGDNEVVVNFTNDLSCKVFTLMLKGERFIQLKEFLFKEDTVTENYCNEFIVSAFRNVEVKKETNNKHTEVVSAYKAKSLQEGTPVHNSAVTPSFSIGEEWLYYKFYCGERAGEELLNRAINPIVAELEARNLIQKWFFIRYQDALGHHLRFRVLLNDKQHFTECINIIKQHIQPFEKNNIIWKTQTDTYLRELQRYGHLAIAETESLFHFDSECTLRFSDMIEGDQGEKIRWKFCLLSMHFLLEDLGFSLKDRIEMLKVAKTSFGNEFNRSGSGELNKQINEMFAKNERDIELFMDESLTDEMYAPIWDVLKERSVKNSTVAKHLQELAQTQQLPTSFGSIALSYLHMICNRVFIAKQRVHEMVVYDYLYRYYSKQLYTSKAKAESKQVEIL from the coding sequence ATGAAAAATTATTCTTTTGCCAATAAAGCGATCGTAAGAACGCCGCTTGAACCGAAAAAAATGAACATTACCTGGGAAATGATCCAGGATATTTTTAAAAATCCTAAAAACCGTGAAGCGTTATTTATCGGATCACCGAGTATCTATAAGGCTTTTGAGTTATGGGAAAAAGGAGAAGCTTTCCAGGAAGAAAGCGACTTACGAAATTTAAAAGGTTCCTTATATAAATATACTTCGAGAATGTCCAACCGATGTACGCCTTTCGGGATGTTTGCCCATGTATCAGCTATTGATATGGGATCGGAGACAAAAATCAATTTCGAAAAAGCAGCAATTAGTCGGTATACGAAATACGACATGTACTTTTTAGGTAGTTTTATGCCTATTATTACCAAAGACAATGCGATACGATCGGTATTACAGTATTTCCCGAACACATCTGTTTATACGGTTTTCGACAAATACCGCTATGTTGAATATTATTTTAAAAAGAACGCAAGACTTCACAAGATTTCTGAAGTACTGGCTACTGAATACCTGGATATTATCCTGAAAAATGCCGCTAACGGCACTACAATTTCGGAATTAACCCAATACCTGATTTCCGATGAAATCACGGAAAAAGATGCACTTGCATTTATCAATACCATCATCGACAGTCAGTTTCTGGTAAGTGAACTGGAATTCACATTAACCGGTGAAGATTATTTCGAAAAACTAATTGCGAAATTCAGTGAGGATCGCTTTAATTTTCACGAAGCTCAAGTAATCCGTGAACTGATTGTAAGCTTAAAAGATAAAATCCGCTCGCTGGATGAGAATGTTTACAATGATCCTGAAAAATATCAGGAAATTTACAGCTTACTAAACCAGGAGCTGGATGAAGTTGATGAATCCAAATTATTCCAGGTTGACGGCTACAGAACATTACCGGATGCCAGTCTGAGCAATAGAATCCTAAAAAAACTACGTAATGGTGTAACTGCTTTAAACAAGCTACAGCCTTTACATGAAAAAAGCAATCTGAAAGAATTTAAACGAAAATTTTCAGAACGTTATGAAGAATACGAACAGCCTTTAATCAAAGTATTAGATCCCGATGTAGGAATTGGCTACGGAAAACAATCCGGTGCTAAAACACCTTTAGTGGATGAACTTAACATTATCCCGAATTTTTCCAATTACAAACAAGTAAATATCAGCCCGGAAAGAGCTTTTCTATTCCGTAAATTGGTTCAATCGACTCAAACCGGTGCTACTGCTATTGCTCTGACGGATGATGAAATCAATCAATTTGAAGAAAAAGAGCGTTTGTATACCGACAGTTTCTCCGTTTTCTTTAATATGTTTCATGAAAATAATGAGGAAAAAATTGCGTTGACTTCTGTTGCCGGTCCTTCTGCCAATGGTCTTATCGGTCGATTCGGACACTTAAATGAAAATATTATGGCGCTTTGTGATGAAATTTCCGAAAGAGAAAAAGCATTACACCCGGATAAAATCATTGCGGAAATCATTCACTTACCACAAGCCCGTACCGGAAACATCTTATATCGCGGGTTCCAGAGAGAATATGAAATTCCGTATTTGGGTAGTTCTTCGTTAGACCTGGAGCATCAGATTTCAGTAGATGATCTTTATGTTTCAGTAAAAAACAACCGTATCGTTTTACGTTCAAAAAGATTAAACAAAGAAATTATTCCCCGACTGGGAAATGCTCATAATTATAGTGCCAATGCCTTACCGATTTATCATTTCCTTTGCGATCTTCAAAATCAGGATTCGTCCGGTATCGGATTTTCATGGGGTGAATTACAAAACGACTTTGACTTCCTTCCGAGATTATCGTACAACGATATTCTATTATCGAGAGCCACTTGGAATTTATCCGAAAAAGACATTAAGTTTCTGACTTCCTTAAAAGAGGAAGCGATTATTGATACGGTACGCGCTTTCCAAAGCGAGCGAAAAATACCGGATATTGTAGCTTTTGTTCAGGGTGATAATGAAGTTGTCGTTAACTTCACCAATGATTTGAGCTGTAAAGTCTTTACCTTAATGCTAAAAGGCGAGCGTTTTATCCAACTGAAAGAGTTTTTGTTTAAAGAAGACACCGTAACCGAAAACTATTGCAACGAGTTTATTGTTTCCGCTTTCAGAAATGTTGAAGTAAAAAAAGAAACCAATAATAAACACACTGAAGTAGTATCAGCTTATAAAGCCAAATCACTTCAGGAAGGCACACCTGTTCACAACAGTGCCGTAACACCTTCTTTTTCTATTGGTGAAGAATGGTTGTACTATAAATTCTATTGCGGCGAAAGAGCCGGTGAAGAGCTTTTAAACAGAGCAATCAATCCTATTGTTGCCGAACTGGAAGCCCGGAATCTGATTCAGAAATGGTTCTTTATCCGTTATCAGGATGCATTAGGACATCATTTACGTTTCCGCGTATTGTTAAACGACAAACAACATTTTACAGAGTGCATCAACATTATTAAACAGCATATTCAGCCGTTTGAAAAAAATAACATTATCTGGAAAACACAAACGGATACCTATCTGAGAGAATTACAACGCTACGGACATCTGGCTATTGCCGAAACCGAAAGCTTATTCCATTTTGACAGCGAATGTACATTACGTTTTTCCGATATGATCGAAGGTGATCAGGGCGAAAAGATCAGATGGAAATTCTGTTTATTATCCATGCATTTCTTATTGGAAGATCTTGGCTTTAGCTTAAAAGACCGAATCGAAATGCTAAAAGTAGCAAAAACCAGTTTTGGAAATGAGTTTAACCGTTCCGGTTCCGGCGAACTAAACAAGCAGATCAATGAAATGTTTGCTAAAAACGAACGTGATATCGAATTGTTTATGGATGAATCATTAACGGATGAAATGTATGCTCCGATATGGGACGTCCTAAAAGAACGTTCCGTTAAAAACAGTACCGTTGCCAAACACCTTCAGGAATTGGCGCAAACACAACAGTTGCCGACATCTTTCGGTTCCATAGCGCTAAGTTACCTGCATATGATTTGTAATCGGGTATTTATTGCCAAACAACGGGTACATGAAATGGTTGTTTACGATTATCTGTACCGTTATTACAGCAAACAATTGTATACATCAAAAGCCAAAGCCGAGTCCAAACAAGTTGAAATCCTATAA
- a CDS encoding class I lanthipeptide, producing the protein MKTTKNTNRLAFAKNAIVELNDSQLLNVNGGSMDAIINYIGDKIKDMMKPQV; encoded by the coding sequence ATGAAAACGACAAAAAACACCAACCGTTTAGCTTTTGCTAAAAATGCAATTGTAGAATTAAACGACAGTCAGTTACTAAATGTAAACGGCGGATCAATGGATGCAATTATTAACTATATCGGCGATAAAATCAAAGATATGATGAAACCACAAGTATAA
- a CDS encoding class I lanthipeptide → MKTQNANNKLAFNASTVTELTDSQMMNVDGATTVPCVAVGVASIALSYNISKDIFK, encoded by the coding sequence ATGAAAACACAAAACGCAAACAACAAATTAGCCTTTAATGCTTCTACCGTAACCGAATTAACGGATTCACAAATGATGAATGTAGACGGAGCGACTACTGTACCATGTGTAGCTGTAGGTGTAGCATCAATTGCACTTAGCTATAATATCAGTAAAGATATTTTTAAATAA
- a CDS encoding class I lanthipeptide, protein MKTQNANNKLAFNASTVTELTDSQMMNVDGATTVPCVGVAVASIALSYNISKAIFAAN, encoded by the coding sequence ATGAAAACGCAAAACGCAAACAACAAATTAGCCTTTAATGCTTCAACTGTAACGGAATTAACCGATTCACAAATGATGAATGTAGACGGAGCAACAACAGTACCATGTGTAGGAGTTGCCGTAGCCTCAATTGCATTAAGCTACAACATTTCGAAAGCAATCTTTGCTGCGAACTAA
- a CDS encoding class I lanthipeptide, producing MKTTKNTNRLAFAKNAIAELNDSQLLNVNGGSMDAIINYIGDKIKDMMKPQV from the coding sequence ATGAAAACGACAAAAAACACCAACCGTTTGGCTTTTGCTAAAAATGCAATTGCTGAATTAAACGACAGCCAGTTACTAAATGTAAACGGCGGATCAATGGACGCGATTATCAATTATATCGGCGACAAGATCAAAGACATGATGAAGCCGCAGGTATAA
- a CDS encoding class I lanthipeptide, with the protein MKKQNVNKLAFQKSSLVELNDNQLNAVSGGTLFTLITLATTVLAPATITLAGKH; encoded by the coding sequence ATGAAAAAGCAAAATGTAAATAAATTGGCTTTCCAAAAATCGTCTTTAGTAGAATTAAATGACAATCAATTAAACGCTGTAAGCGGAGGGACATTGTTTACTCTTATAACACTTGCAACAACAGTTCTGGCTCCGGCAACTATTACGCTTGCAGGAAAACACTAA
- a CDS encoding class I lanthipeptide, which translates to MKTQNTNKLTFSKNALAELNDNQLNEVQGGSSAVLTGTIAISVAMAIYYEWI; encoded by the coding sequence ATGAAAACGCAAAACACCAACAAACTGACTTTCTCTAAAAATGCTTTAGCGGAGTTAAACGACAATCAGTTAAACGAAGTACAAGGTGGTTCTTCGGCAGTTCTTACAGGAACAATCGCAATTTCTGTTGCTATGGCCATTTACTATGAGTGGATCTAA
- a CDS encoding class I lanthipeptide yields MKKQNVTKLEFQKMALVELNEPKMAAIIGGTVTLVGGTSLVLITMHTAINKVAQ; encoded by the coding sequence ATGAAAAAACAAAATGTAACAAAGCTGGAATTTCAGAAAATGGCCCTGGTTGAGTTAAACGAACCCAAAATGGCAGCCATTATCGGAGGGACGGTAACGCTTGTAGGCGGAACATCGCTGGTGTTAATCACGATGCACACGGCTATCAATAAAGTAGCGCAATAA
- a CDS encoding class I lanthipeptide, with the protein MKSQNANSKLAFAKNSVAELNPAEMMTVNGGSTIVGGETCSGCVCLPILTVVRDLAVLA; encoded by the coding sequence ATGAAATCACAAAACGCAAACAGTAAATTGGCTTTTGCCAAAAATTCAGTAGCAGAATTAAACCCTGCTGAAATGATGACAGTTAACGGAGGATCAACAATTGTTGGCGGGGAAACTTGTTCCGGATGTGTATGCCTTCCGATTCTAACTGTAGTAAGAGATTTGGCGGTATTAGCCTAA
- a CDS encoding class I lanthipeptide: MKTQNANNKLAFNASTVTELTDSQMMNVDGATTVPCVGVAVASIALSYNISKAIFAAD, from the coding sequence ATGAAAACACAAAACGCAAACAACAAATTAGCTTTTAATGCTTCAACTGTAACCGAGTTAACCGATTCACAAATGATGAATGTAGACGGAGCAACAACAGTACCATGTGTAGGAGTTGCCGTAGCCTCAATTGCATTAAGCTATAACATTTCGAAAGCAATCTTTGCTGCTGACTAA
- a CDS encoding class I lanthipeptide, whose product MKATNLQEKLAFTKSVLVELNDVHLNEINGGTSTYVPISIFTRMIADVIL is encoded by the coding sequence ATGAAAGCAACAAATCTACAAGAAAAACTGGCTTTTACTAAAAGTGTATTAGTAGAGCTTAATGATGTTCATCTAAATGAAATCAATGGCGGAACATCCACTTATGTACCGATATCCATTTTTACAAGAATGATAGCAGACGTAATTCTTTAA
- a CDS encoding class IIb bacteriocin, lactobin A/cerein 7B family, translating into MKTQTANKLGFDKSTLVELNDSQLQDVNGGSLLISIAVAAGGALVGAGIAYLLS; encoded by the coding sequence ATGAAAACGCAAACTGCAAACAAATTAGGCTTTGACAAAAGCACATTAGTAGAATTAAACGATTCTCAATTACAAGACGTAAACGGTGGATCCTTATTAATATCAATCGCTGTAGCGGCTGGAGGAGCTTTAGTAGGAGCCGGAATCGCATATCTATTATCATAA
- a CDS encoding class I lanthipeptide translates to MKKETSNRLAFDKRSITELNDQTMTAIAGGTLTPSSTSLITMTFQTITEKFEN, encoded by the coding sequence ATGAAAAAAGAAACTAGCAACCGACTTGCGTTTGATAAACGATCGATAACCGAGTTAAATGATCAAACTATGACCGCTATTGCAGGAGGAACATTGACACCGTCAAGTACTTCCCTGATTACGATGACATTCCAAACGATTACTGAAAAATTTGAAAACTAA
- a CDS encoding class IIb bacteriocin, lactobin A/cerein 7B family, translating into MKTQTANKLGFDKSTLVELNDSQLQDVNGGSLLISIAVAAGGALVGAGIAYLLS; encoded by the coding sequence ATGAAAACGCAAACTGCAAACAAATTAGGCTTTGACAAAAGCACATTAGTAGAATTAAACGATTCTCAATTACAAGACGTAAACGGTGGATCCTTATTAATATCAATCGCTGTAGCAGCAGGAGGAGCTTTAGTAGGCGCCGGAATCGCTTATCTATTATCATAA
- a CDS encoding class I lanthipeptide, protein MKTQNANNKLAFNASTVTELTDSQMMNVDGATTVPCVGVAVASIALSYNISKAIFAAN, encoded by the coding sequence ATGAAAACACAAAATGCAAACAACAAATTAGCTTTTAATGCTTCAACTGTAACCGAGTTAACCGATTCACAAATGATGAATGTAGACGGAGCAACAACAGTACCATGTGTAGGAGTTGCCGTAGCCTCAATTGCATTAAGCTACAACATTTCGAAAGCAATCTTTGCTGCGAACTAA
- a CDS encoding class I lanthipeptide produces the protein MKKQMNTTLQFSKNSLVELNEQKMSAIAGGTGSTIFVGTTSLIVLTTGSGYDMTLL, from the coding sequence ATGAAAAAACAAATGAACACAACACTACAGTTCAGCAAAAATTCATTGGTTGAACTAAATGAGCAAAAAATGAGCGCTATCGCCGGCGGAACCGGAAGTACCATCTTTGTAGGGACAACTTCACTGATCGTCTTGACCACCGGATCAGGATATGATATGACATTATTGTAA
- a CDS encoding class I lanthipeptide, with the protein MKKENKSVLTFKKSSVAELDQTAMRNIAGGGTTIIQDQTTIICGDCIPVPGPIRTIIKLAQ; encoded by the coding sequence ATGAAAAAAGAAAACAAAAGCGTACTTACTTTTAAGAAAAGTTCAGTTGCAGAATTAGATCAAACAGCAATGAGAAATATTGCAGGTGGTGGAACAACCATTATTCAAGATCAAACTACAATTATCTGCGGCGACTGTATTCCGGTTCCGGGACCAATCAGAACGATTATTAAACTAGCACAATAA
- a CDS encoding class IIb bacteriocin, lactobin A/cerein 7B family produces MKTQTANKLGFDKSTLVELNDSQLQEVNGGSLLISIAVAAGGALVGAGIAYLLS; encoded by the coding sequence ATGAAAACGCAAACTGCAAACAAATTAGGCTTTGACAAAAGCACATTAGTAGAGTTAAACGATTCTCAATTACAAGAAGTAAACGGTGGATCCTTATTAATATCGATTGCTGTAGCAGCAGGAGGAGCTTTAGTAGGAGCCGGAATCGCTTATCTATTATCATAA
- a CDS encoding quinone oxidoreductase family protein, with translation MRSLAVLSPSLFEKTDARKRHLFSIDNLQIPIGLITANKPDFDEQSDDHQNSVLVRKLSFSLNYRDLGVIENAWRRIESLDQETYYPIGSDFCGTVEKIGKNVTTFAVGDRVVSNSFYPFPENNAVPGIPSNHASREFEIYNQGKLIKIPQGITAEQAGGIGIGTQTAMSMIRRADIKPGDNVLVTSITSNTAFFFLNLLRDLDCTVYGLSYSGKNVESVKAHFPFIKDVFSFKDNQLPQNLYFDVVLDAFSDTYLVPLSGYLNLNARYLTCGIYNQSVEKIKSVEKINLTLLIAGLMTRNVQLIGNCLGNSDDLRNGLQKFEKNPLVIDSIFTDNDPIKDFLDKTYNNNGDKFGKVSFMYS, from the coding sequence ATGAGATCTTTAGCCGTATTAAGCCCTTCATTATTTGAAAAAACGGATGCCCGAAAAAGGCATCTGTTTTCCATCGATAATCTTCAGATACCTATTGGCCTTATAACCGCCAATAAACCTGATTTTGACGAACAATCCGATGATCATCAAAACTCCGTATTAGTCCGAAAACTTAGTTTTTCACTTAACTATCGCGATTTGGGTGTTATTGAAAATGCCTGGAGAAGAATCGAATCGCTCGATCAGGAAACCTATTATCCGATTGGTTCTGATTTTTGCGGTACTGTTGAAAAAATCGGAAAAAATGTTACCACATTTGCTGTGGGTGATCGGGTAGTCAGTAACAGCTTTTATCCGTTTCCCGAAAACAATGCTGTTCCCGGAATTCCATCTAACCATGCCAGCAGAGAGTTTGAAATTTACAATCAGGGCAAACTAATTAAAATTCCACAGGGAATTACGGCTGAGCAGGCCGGCGGAATCGGTATTGGTACACAAACGGCCATGTCTATGATTCGAAGAGCCGATATTAAACCGGGAGACAATGTTTTGGTAACATCCATCACCTCTAATACTGCTTTTTTCTTTTTAAATCTGTTAAGAGATTTGGATTGTACGGTATACGGTTTGTCGTATTCCGGTAAAAATGTAGAAAGTGTAAAGGCTCATTTTCCTTTTATAAAAGATGTTTTTAGTTTTAAAGACAATCAGCTACCGCAAAACTTATATTTTGATGTTGTATTAGATGCTTTTTCGGATACTTACCTTGTTCCGTTATCCGGATATTTGAATCTTAATGCACGATATTTAACCTGCGGCATTTACAATCAATCAGTAGAGAAGATTAAATCGGTTGAAAAAATCAATCTTACTCTTTTAATTGCCGGTTTAATGACCCGAAATGTTCAGTTAATCGGAAATTGTTTAGGAAATAGCGACGATTTACGAAACGGATTACAAAAATTTGAAAAAAATCCTTTAGTAATCGACAGTATTTTTACGGATAATGATCCGATTAAAGACTTCCTGGACAAAACGTATAATAATAACGGAGATAAATTCGGTAAAGTTTCTTTTATGTATTCCTAA
- a CDS encoding class IIb bacteriocin, lactobin A/cerein 7B family: MKTQNANKLGFNKNTLVELNDNQLQDVNGGSLLISIAVAAGGALIGAGIAYLVHK, from the coding sequence ATGAAAACGCAAAACGCAAACAAATTAGGTTTTAACAAAAACACTTTAGTGGAATTGAACGACAACCAATTACAGGATGTAAACGGAGGTTCATTATTAATATCGATCGCGGTAGCAGCAGGTGGTGCCTTAATCGGAGCCGGAATTGCTTACCTGGTACATAAATAA
- a CDS encoding class IIb bacteriocin, lactobin A/cerein 7B family, translating into MKTQTANKLGFDKSTLVELNDSQLQDVNGGSLLISIAVAAGGALVGAGIAYLLS; encoded by the coding sequence ATGAAAACGCAAACTGCAAACAAATTAGGCTTTGACAAAAGCACATTAGTAGAATTAAACGATTCTCAATTACAAGATGTAAACGGTGGATCCTTATTAATATCGATTGCTGTAGCAGCAGGAGGAGCTTTAGTAGGCGCCGGAATCGCTTATCTATTATCATAA
- a CDS encoding class IIb bacteriocin, lactobin A/cerein 7B family, translating to MKTQTANKLGFDKSTLVELNDSQLQDVNGGSLLISIAVAAGGALIGAGIAYLVHAK from the coding sequence ATGAAAACGCAAACTGCAAACAAATTAGGCTTTGACAAAAGCACATTAGTAGAGTTAAACGATTCTCAACTACAGGATGTAAACGGTGGATCCTTATTAATATCAATTGCTGTAGCAGCAGGAGGAGCTTTAATCGGAGCCGGAATCGCATATCTGGTACATGCTAAATAA
- a CDS encoding class IIb bacteriocin, lactobin A/cerein 7B family, translating into MKTQTANKLGFDKSTLVELNDSQLQDVNGGSLLISIAVAAGGALVGAGIAYLLS; encoded by the coding sequence ATGAAAACGCAAACTGCAAACAAATTAGGCTTTGACAAAAGCACATTAGTAGAATTAAATGATTCTCAATTACAAGATGTAAACGGTGGGTCTTTATTAATATCGATTGCTGTAGCAGCAGGAGGAGCTTTAGTAGGAGCCGGAATCGCTTATCTATTATCATAA
- a CDS encoding class IIb bacteriocin, lactobin A/cerein 7B family, with product MKTQNANKLGFNKNTLVELNDSQLQDVNGGSLLISIAVAAGGALVGAGIAYLLS from the coding sequence ATGAAAACACAAAACGCAAACAAATTAGGTTTTAACAAAAACACATTAGTAGAGTTAAACGATTCTCAATTACAAGATGTAAACGGTGGATCCTTATTAATATCCATTGCTGTAGCAGCAGGAGGTGCTTTAGTAGGAGCCGGAATCGCTTATCTATTATCATAA
- a CDS encoding class IIb bacteriocin, lactobin A/cerein 7B family produces MKTQTANKLGFDKSTLVELNDSQLQEVNGGSLLISIAVAAGGALVGAGIAYLLS; encoded by the coding sequence ATGAAAACGCAAACTGCAAACAAATTAGGCTTTGACAAAAGCACATTAGTAGAGTTAAACGATTCTCAATTACAAGAAGTAAACGGTGGATCCTTATTAATATCCATTGCTGTAGCGGCTGGAGGAGCTTTAGTAGGAGCCGGAATCGCTTATCTATTATCATAA